A DNA window from Solanum lycopersicum chromosome 3, SLM_r2.1 contains the following coding sequences:
- the LOC138347413 gene encoding uncharacterized protein has product MIKEKDGEKTNLVAKPRQKYDKANRKKIEKGYKAKTLLVCGIGPNEFNRVSACESTKEIWDCLKTAHEGTKQVKESKIYMLTSRLGEPIIMSKQVRKVLRILQKSWESKVDAITEAKDLKVLTMDVLIENMKTREMNRNYESSKKEAKKEKSLMLKYKSDKDSSDDDMAYLINRFQKIVRKNKVYKRGTNSTRNATQGDTCYKCGKAGHFINLVVKKTLAAWGDSSSDSEDPNEPKDVSMVAVHEEETDFNEMFALMAHTENEEKDNQLNQITEEAEKQNGMSNGLQAEIQEKLKNSKINFGLSLEKSNKLEKDIVKLKEELEKSLKWTKSSKLLSNATNQSNFNKKGLGSLNIAPPYNPHSKYVFVSGNLLSLHCGKNGHLKGECASWRNSYERLSNYVERQNLSEERPGPPKHVSTHRFLKKKSVTAPMSFVSERSRSQCWYMHTRCSKHMTGDVKNILSLKTLQGGGVSFGDGKKGYILGVGKVRRSLEDSIDNVYHVDGLKYILLSVSQIFDNGDEVMFTSKKCTVVSLNTNKVILTGHRSKNMYVANLETSHGHDLTCLSAQNENVDLLHRRLGNVSSSLLNKLVSKDLVRGLPKLKFAKSKICEACVKGKQIRSSFQPKKQVTSSRTLELFHMDLYGPSKVQSRNGKKYILVIVDDYSRYTWTRFLKSKAYTAEELVVFFKMIQTKLNQVICNIQSDHGTEFENSKLDYFCMENGSEADAEQRLKNDSDDQNHSLPEEADEVEKGDEVPGTSQNSSKSTSNSPENDVSLDKEERANKLNLSAPRSGLKHSSSHPLDNLIYF; this is encoded by the exons ATGATCAAAGAAAAGGATGGAGAGAAAACTAATCTTGTTGCGAAACCTAGACAGAAATACGACAAAGCTAatagaaaaaagattgaaaagggttacaaagctaaaactcttctTGTCTGTGGGATAGGACCTAATGAGTTCAACAGGGTGTCAGCTTGTGAGTCTACTAAAGAAATTTGGGACTGTTTGAAGACTGCACATGAAGGAACTAAACAAGTCAAAGAATCTAAGATTTACATGCTTACCTCACG TCTTGGTGAACCTATAATCATGAGCAAACAAGTCAGAAAAGTACTtcgaattcttcaaaaatcttgGGAAAGCAAGGTTGATGCTATTACAGAAGCCAAAGATTTGAAGGTGTTGACTATGGACGTTTTGATTGAAAATATGAAGACACGTGAGATGAATAGAAATTATGAATCATCAAAGAAGGAAGCCAAGAAGGAAAAGTCATTGATGCTGAAGTACAAATCAGATAAAGATTccagtgatgatgatatggcatatCTCATCAACAGATTCCAAAAAATTGTGAGGAAAAACAAAGTttataaaagaggaacaaataGTACTCGAAATGCAACTCAAGGTGATACAtgctacaagtgtggaaaagcTGGGCACTTCATCA ATTTGGTGGTCAAAAAGACTCTTGCTGCATGGGGTGATTCTTCCAGTGATTCAGAAGACCCTAATGAACCAAAAGATGTGTCTATGGTGGCTGTACATGAGGAGGAAACCGatttcaatgaaatgtttgctctcatggctcatacggaaaatgaagaaaaggaTAACCAG TTAAATCAGATaactgaagaagctgaaaagcaAAATGGAATGTCAAATGGTTTACAagctgaaattcaagaaaaattgaaaaactctaAAATAAACTTTGGTCTGTCGCTGgaaaagagtaacaaattagaaaaggatattgtcaaacttaaagaagaacttgaaaaatcccttaagtggacaaaatcctcaaagttactgtcaaatgcaacaaatcagagtaatttcaataagaaaggactaggaagCTTGAACATCGCTCCTCCTTATAATCCTCAcagtaagtatgtgtttgtgtctgGCAATCTGCTCAGTCTTCATTGTGGGAAGAATGGGCACTTAAAGGGAGAGTGTGCCAGCTGGAGGAATTCCTATGAAAGACTCTCTAATTATGTTGAAAGGCAAAATTTATCAGAAGAGAGACCTGGTCCTCCAAAGCATGTTTCAACTCAcagatttttaaagaaaaaatctgTTACTGCTCCAATGTCCTTT gtgagtgagaggagcagAAGTCAGTGCTGGTATATGCACACTAGATGCTCTAAGCATATGACAGGTGATGTAAAAAACATACTCTCACTCAAGACACTTCAAggaggaggtgtctcttttggtgacggaaagaaggggtacattttgggagttggcaaagttagaagatctcttgaagattcaattgacaatgtgtATCATGTGGATGGATTGAAGTACATCTTGTTGAGTGTGTCTCAAATCTTTGACAATGGAGATGAAGTCATGTTTACTTCAAAGAAGTGCACTGTGGTGAGTCTAAATACAAACAAGGTAATTCTCACTGGacacagaagtaaaaatatgtatgtggccAACTTAGAAACATCTCATGGACATGACCTAACATGTCTTAGTGCTCAGAATGAGAATGTTGATCTTTTGCATCGTAGGCTGGGGAATGTAAGCTCATCTTTATTGAACAAACTAGTTTCTAAGGACCTGGTCCGAGGTCTGCCAAAGCTGAAGTTTGCTAAAAGTAAaatctgtgaagcttgtgttaaaggaaaacaaatcagaTCATCCTTTCAGCCCAAGAAGCAAGTAACATCATCAAGAACACTAGAGTTGTTTCATATGGACTTGTATGGACCCTCTAAGGTTCAAAGCAGAAATGGGAAAAAGTAcattttggtgattgttgatgatTACTCGAGATACACTTGGACAAGATTCTTGAAATCAAAGGCATACACAGCTGAAGAGTTGGTGgtgtttttcaaaatgattcaaaccaaattgaatcaagtCATTTGCAACATTCAATCTGATCATGGTACTGAGTTTGAGAACTCAAAACTAGATTATTTTTGCATGGAGAATG GGAGTGAAGCTGATGCAGAACAACGACTGAAAAATGACAGTGATGATCAGAATCATAGTTTACCTGAAGAGGCTGATGAGGTTGAAAAGGGCGATGAGGTACCTGGTACTTCTCAGAATTCCAGCAAGAGTACATCAAACTCCCCAGAAAATGATGTTTCTCTTGATAAAGAAGAACGTGCTAATAAACTCAACCTATCTGCTCCAAGATCAGGATTGaagcatagttcatcacatcctcttgataatcttatttacttttga
- the LOC101244856 gene encoding cytosolic sulfotransferase 12-like, whose amino-acid sequence MTTSSPKYLQEDNLSEECKKFLSILPKDKGWVGSYIYNYQGFWTPPRFLQGVIAFQQQFQAEDSDIILVTTPKSGTTWLKSLLFALVNRVKHPIFEPNHPLLVINPHVLVPFLEHELYIDGRVPDFSTFTSPKLLATHVPFASLPKSVQHSKTKLVYLCRNPRDTFISMWHFTNNLLLHHNDTNSIEEMFDLFCEGVSLYGPFWNHVLDYWEKSIENPTKILFLMYEEIKKKPKVQLKRLAEFLECLISPEEENSGVVGEILKMCSFENLRNLEVNTNGKFSTGEEYNLFFRKGEIGDWKNYFTTKMSDKLNHTIEEKFQGSGLKFSYV is encoded by the coding sequence ATGACAACTTCTTCTCCCAAATATTTACAGGAGGATAATCTAAGTGAAGAATGTAAGAAATTTCTCTCCATCTTGCCAAAAGATAAAGGATGGGTTGGATCGTATATCTACAATTATCAAGGTTTTTGGACACCACCAAGATTTCTTCAAGGTGTGATTGCatttcaacaacaatttcaagccgaagatagtgatatcattcTTGTTACAACTCCAAAATCAGGAACTACTTGGTTAAAATCACTTTTATTTGCTCTGGTGAATCGAGTGAAACATCCTATTTTTGAACCTAATCACCCTTTACTTGTCATTAACCCTCATGTTCTTGTTCCATTCTTGGAGCATGAACTCTATATTGATGGTCGAGTCCCTGATTTTTCAACCTTCACTTCACCTAAACTCTTGGCAACTCATGTGCCCTTTGCTTCATTGCCAAAATCAGTCCAGCATTCAAAAACCAAACTTGTCTACTTATGTAGAAATCCTAGGGACACTTTTATTTCTATGTGGCATTTCACAAACAATTTACTACTTCATCACAACGATACCAATTCTATTGAAGAAATGTTTGATCTTTTCTGTGAGGGGGTGAGCCTTTATGGTCCATTTTGGAATCACGTGTTAGATTATTGGGAAAAAAGCATAGAAAATCCTaccaaaatactttttttaatgtatgaagaaattaaaaagaaaccAAAAGTTCAGCTTAAACGCTTGGCTGAATTCTTGGAATGTCTTATTTCCCCGGAGGAAGAAAATTCTGGAGTGGTGGGTGAGATATTAAAAATGTGTAGttttgagaatttgagaaatttgGAAGTGAATACAAATGGAAAGTTTTCAACTGGAGAGGAATATAATTTGTTCTTTCGTAAAGGAGAAATTGGAGATTGGAAGAATTATTTTACTACAAAGATGAGTGATAAACTCAATCATACCATAGAAGAAAAGTTTCAAGGATCTGGATTAAAGTTTTCATATGTTTGA